DNA sequence from the Entomomonas asaccharolytica genome:
CTCTTTTACCAGGAAATTTTTTTACATCCCAAAAATCTTTCCAATCTTTAGGTGCTGTTGAAAATTTAGAGGTGTCATAAGCCATTACAATAGACCAAATAAAAAAGCCTGCGCCACATTCAGAAAGAGATCCATCAACATAATCACTTTCACCATCAACCTTTAGTTTTGACCAATCAAGCTGTTCAAATAAACCCTCACTACAACCTCGATAAAGATCGCCCGTTTCAACTTGTAGTACATCCCAAGAAGTACGCCCTGTATCTACCATAGATCGTACTTTAGCCATTTCACCGTTATATTCACCTGTGATTATTTTGGTATCATATTTTTTTTCGTAGGGTTTATAAAAAGCCTCTCCCTGTGCTTTTACATGCAGACCACCATAAGAAATAACAGTTAATGGTTCTGCTTGAACTTGTGTAAAAACACTTGTTAGCAATGTAACGGCTAAAATTTTCTTTATCACAGTAAACCTCTTATTTAAAAGAATAGCTTTTTACAACGGATTAAGTGCGCAAGCATCTTCACCATACCAACTGACAGGAACTGTAACACCCTCTGTCCAGTGACTTTGCATCGCTGAAATAGGGATTTTTGCTGTAAATTCGGTGTTGTTGGCTACTTTTAATCGAACACGAACATGATCGCCTAAATAAATAAGCTCTTCTATTATGCCTGTTAAACAATTACTTTCTGCTTGAGCTAAAATCACTCGCTCAGGTCTTATTGATAGAGAAGTAGCATCACCAATAGATAATGGCATTCCCATTCGAGCCACAATTTCTGCATTATTCGCTAAACGAATGCGACACTTATTTCCCTCAACAGCTATCACCGTACCAGGTAGTTCATTATTTTCACCAATAAAGTGAGCAACAAAAGAATTACAAGGCTGTTCATAAAGTTTTTGGGGGGTATCTACTTGTTGAATAATGCCATCATTAAACACTGCTACTCGATCTGACATAGTCAATGCCTCTGACTGATCATGAGTAACAAAGACAATAGTAACGCCTAACTCTCTATGCAGATGTCTTATTTCTAACTGCATCTGTTCCCGTAGCTGTTTATCTAATGCCCCCAATGGTTCATCCATTAATACCAATTGTGGTTGAAAAACTAATGCTCTCGCTAAGGCTATACGTTGTTGTTGTCCACCTGATAGTTGCGCTGGATAACGAGCGGCCAAATTTTGCAACTTAACGGTAGCTAACGCTTGTTTCACTTTTTCTTCAATGACTGCCTTAGCTACTTTTCTAACTTTTAAAGGATAGGCTAAATTTTCTGCTACTGTCATATGTGGAAACAACGCATAGTTTTGGAATACCATGCCTATATCTCGCTTATGGGGTGGTAATGTATGCAAAGGCTTATTTTCTAAAAAAATCTCACCTTTGGTTGGCATTTCAAACCCTGCCAATAACATTAAACAGGTTGTCTTACCTGAGCCAGAGGGGCCAAGTAAGGTTAGAAACTCACCTTTCTCTATCTCTAAATTAAGATTTTTTACTACCAGTTGTTCACCATCATAGGTTTTTTGAACATTATGAAAGCGTACATACGGGTGAGAAACTGCTACCATATTTTTAAGCTCTATCTATTGTTTAACTAATCACATTTAGTTAATCAGCGCCATAATGACACTTTATCATTTAAAAAAACATTATTATTATCGCATATTAAGACACTTATAGTTAAACATCTCTTGACTTATTAACAATAGTTATTAATGATAATTAATAACATTTAATTGGATACCTAACTATGGCTGAAACAACCCCTAAAAAAACACTGTTATTAACAGGTGCTAGCCGTGGCATTGGGCATGCAACCGTAAAACATTTTAATGCGGCAGGTTGGAATGTAATTACTGCTGCACGAAATAACTGGAATAATGATTGTCCTTGGTCACAAGGCTTAGAGAACCATATCAATTTAGATTTGGAAGATATTAGTAGTCTTGATGAAGCAATCGGCTTAATTAAAGAAAAACTACCTGAAGGCAAATTACACGCACTGGTTAATAATGCTGGAATTTCCCCCAAAGGAGAAAACAGTAGCCGTTTAGGTGTTTTAGAGACAGATTACAATACATGGATTAATGTATTTAATGTTAATTTGTTCTCCACTGCATTATTAGCAAAAGGATTATTTAATGAGCTAAAAGCCGCAAAGGGCAATATTATTAACGTCACCTCTATCGCAGGCTCTCGTGTACACCCTTTTGCAGGCGTTGCTTATGCGACTTCTAAAGCAGCTTTAGCAGCGTTAACACGAGAAATGGCACATGATTTTGGGCCACATGGTGTCAGAGTTAATGCCATTGCACCAGGTGAAATAGAAACCTCTATACTTTCACCAGGAACACAGGAAATAGTAGACCACGATATTCCATTACACCGTTTAGGAAAACCTGAGGAAGTAGCTACCCTTATTTACTTTCTATGTACTGCTGGCGCTTCTTATATTAATGGTGCAGAAATTCATGTTAACGGTGGACAACATGTTTAAGCCTATCATTAAGATAGGCTTTAAACACTGTTAAACTTTATCTTTTTGCTCTTTTAATAAATCTCTAATTTCAGCTAATAATTCTTCTTGGCTAGGTTTAGCTGGCTCTTCTGGTTTTTCTTCTTCTTTATGGGTCAACTTATTCATTGTTTTAATACCCATAAAGATAGCAAAAGCAATAATAGTAAAATCCACTACCGTTTGAATAAATTTACCATAGGCTAATACTACTGCTGGCGCACCATCAGAGGCATCTTTCAAGGTAATCGCTAAATCTGAGAAGTCGACGCCTCCAATTAAGATACCAAGGGGAGGCATAATAATATCGCCAACAAATGAAGAAACAATTTTGCCAAACGCAGCACCAATGATGATACCCACCGCCATATCAATAACATTGCCGCGCATTGCAAATTTTTTAAATTCCTGCAACAAACTCATAGAAATACTTCCTCAACTAAAAATTATTCTTTTTTATAATGCTATAGTTAATAATCCTTTACAATAACCATTTTGGTTAATAGTTTACGTATTTAGAATGAGGGCTGTATGGCTAAAGCTAAACGTTTATATGGCTGTACTGAGTGTGGTGCGACTTTTGCTAAATGGTCTGGCCAATGTGCAGAATGTGGCGCATGGAATACGCTTGTAGAAACAGTGGTTGATAATTCCCCAATGGCAAGTACCAACCGTAGTTGGACAGGCCAAGCGGCACAGGTAAAAACCTTAGCGGAAGTAAGCACTGAAGAAACGCCTCGTTTTACTACCCATTCTTCTGAGCTTGATCGCGTATTAGGTGGTGGTTTAGTAGATGGTTCTGTGGTATTAATTGGTGGTGATCCTGGCATTGGTAAATCAACCATTTTATTACAAACTCTCTGTAATATAGCCAACCATTACCCTGCCCTTTACGTAACAGGTGAAGAATCACAACAACAAGTGGCCATGCGGGCTCGTCGTTTAGGTTTGCCAGAGGATAAACTTCGGGTGATGACTGAAACCTCTATTGAAGCCATTATTAGTACCGCTAAACAAGAACACCCTAAAGTAATGGTGATCGATTCCATTCAAACCATTTTTACTGAACAACTACAATCAGCACCTGGTGGCGTTGCTCAAGTTAGAGAAAGTGCTGCTTTATTAACACGCTATGCCAAACAAAATAACACCGCTATTTTCTTAGTCGGCCATGTGACTAAAGAGGGGGCATTAGCAGGCCCTCGTGTACTAGAGCATATGGTTGATACTGTACTTTATTTTGAAGGTGAATCAGATGGTCGATTACGGTTATTACGGGCGGTAAAAAATCGTTTTGGCGCTGTTAATGAATTGGGTGTTTTTGCTATGACAGATAAAGGATTAAGAGAAATCTCTAATCCTTCTGCTATTTTCCTAAGCCGCACGCAAGAAGCTGTACCTGGCAGTGTTGTAATGGCAACATGGGAAGGCTCTCGCCCTATGTTAGTGGAAGTACAGGCTTTAGTGGATACTAGTCATTTAGGTAATCCACGCCGTGTTACCTTAGGTTTAGATCAAAATCGTTTAGCTATGTTATTAGCCGTATTGCACCGTCATGGAGGCGTACCTACCTATGACCAAGATGTGTTTATTAATGTGGTTGGCGGTGTAAAAGTGCTTGAAACCGCTGCTGATTTAGCATTACTTGCTACAGTAATTTCCAGCTTACGCAACAGACCTCTAGCCCATGATCTATTGGTGTTTGGTGAAGTAGGTTTATCAGGGGAAATTCGTCCTGTACCTAGTGGTCAAGAACGTTTAAAAGAAGCAGCTAAACATGGCTTTAAACGTGCCATCGTGCCGAAAGCTAATGCACCTAAAACAGCACCTGAAGGTTTAACTATAATTGCTGTTACCCGCTTAGAGCAGGCTTTAGAAGCATTATTTGAATAGTTTAAGTTAATTCGGTTTGTTTAGTTTCTTTACCCAACACAAGTACAGCCATAACACCTATGGCAATCACTAAACAAAATATATTAAAAATAACACTTGGGCTAAACTGGTAACTTACCATATAGCCCACCATTAACGGGCCTAATATTCCCCCTATTCTGCCTATACCTGCTGCCATTCCTGCACCCGTTGCTCTGGCTAATGTAGGATATTGCTCAGGCGTATATGCATATAAAGCCCCCCAAGCGCCTAAATTAAAGAATGATAAAAACATTCCTGCCATAACCAATTGCATCGCGGTATCTGCTATCCCAAAAAAATAAGCAGCAATGGCTGTACCTGTTAGATAAGTTACCAAGACAAATTTTCGACCCACTTTTTCAATCAGCCATGCGGCCGTAAAATAACCTGGTAACTGAGCCAACGTCATTATTAACACATATTCAAAACTTTTTACTAAATCAAAACCTTTTAATATCACCACAGAAGGTAGCCATAAAAACATACCATAGTAAGAGAAAACCACACAAAACCATAATATCCACAACATCAAAGTAGCTTTTTTATACTCTGCTGACCAAATCATTTTAATATTGCGTGTAATAGAAGGTTTAACAGTTTGTGCAGTATAGCGAGGTGAATCAGGTAAATTTAATCGTAAGTACACTGCATAGAACGCTGGCAAGGCACTTAACAACATCGCCACTCGCCAACCATAATCAGTAATCACAAAGTAACCAATAAGGGCTGCTATGATCCAACCAAACGCCCAAAAACTCTCTAATAATACAACAATCCTTCCTCTTTCATGAGGTTGAACACTTTCAGCAACTAACGTTGAAGCAACGGGTAATTCTCCACCCAATCCCATACCAATAATAAAACGAAGAATTAAAAATAATGTTAGGCCTGTAGTAAATGCGGTTAAACCACTGGCTATACTGAATAGCAATAAAGTAAATATAAAAATAAAACGTCGACCAAAACGGTCAGCCAATAAACCAAAGAGAAATGCGCCAACCGCCATACCAATGGAATTTACACTACCAATCCAAGCAATGGTTGTTGCAGAAAGCTGCCAATCTTTTGCTAAAGCAGCTAATACAAATGATAGTAAGCCAACATCCATTGCATCAAATAACCAACCAAGCCCTGCTATTGTAAGAAGTTTATTTTTTGAAATTGTTTTTTGCATTCTTAAAGCCTTGCTAGCAGTAATAATCTTCAATGGACAAAAGTCTACTTATAGAGCTTTTTTTCTGTTAAAAATTGGCATTAATCGTTACAATAGTTTATTAAATAATGGATTTAATAACTAATTATAGCTTACTCATCTAGCTTTCTATATAAATTATATTCCTATAATACGCTAATTATTTAAGGCTTTTTTTTATGAAATTTCTGAAGTTATTACTTTGTTGTTTAGCAGTTAATAACTTTTTCACCTTTACTACGATGGCGAGTAGTGATATTAATTACTGTGAGTATTCTTTATCTTTAACCAATAAACAAAACAATATCTGTAGTAATCTACCCTTGCTTAGTCCTTTTAACGATAGTCGTACAAACTTAATCTTATTAATAAACAACGCTTATATACAGAAAGCCACTTTTACTAGCCTTTCATCACCGCAAAATAAAGCGCCTTATTTAGCCAATGATAGTAGAAGTAAAATAGCTGATGTTCCTTTTGAGCTTACGATTTATGATGCTTATTTAGATGATTTACAAAAGACTCAGCAAACCAAAGTAAAACGTGTAAAAGCTAAGTTACATAACAACACTAAAAAACTTATTGAACAAGTAATGAATAATACCTCTTTACTTGACAATGATGATTTTTTGGCTTCACCCGCTTTAGAATTTATTGAACAAATAGCGATTACACATGGCTTAAATGATCAAGAGCGTAAAGATTTACTGTTTGCTCGCTATCTATTATTTGATAACCCCAAAGCTGATATTCGTTCATTTATTCCTACTGATCCCAGTTTTACTGCAAGGCATTTCTCCAATTATTTACAAGGTGCTAATGCTTTTTATAAAAATGATTATGCTTCTGCCTTACAGTTTTTTACTACTGCCAGTACAGCTGCTCAGCCTTGGGTAAAAGAAGCAGCTACCTATATGATAGCTAGAACGTTGCTTAATCAAGGTCAAGCTGTTGCCTATAATAATTGGTTTGAATTGGACTTAAAAAAAGTTGATCAAACAATGATAGTTAAAAGTCGTGCTGCATTTAATAATTATTTAAAACTTTATCCCCGAGGCCGATATGCTAATTCAACAATAGCATTGTTAAGACGTATTTATTGGTTACAAGGTAATAAAGTTGCATTAGCGAGTAGTTATGAAAATCTTTTAGATAATCCTAGAAGACATATTAATTTAACTTCTTCTAATAGATACTCTGTTGCTGATCTTATTTTGGAAATTGATAACAAAGTTTATTTTAATAGTAATCCTGCAAGTATTCGTTCTTTATCAAACACACCAAAATTATTGTTCGTTTATGATCTGCTTAAAATGAGATCAAACCAAATTAAATTAGAAGATTTACAAGAACAGCAAAATACTTTTAACAATAATCCTGAGCTTTATAATTACCTATTAGCCACTTATTACACTTATATAGAAACTAATCCTGAACAAGTATTAACACTTATACCTGAACTGACTATTGAAGATAATACAGCAACTATTACACCCCTCCAATTTAGTGGCCAAATACTAAGAGCTATCGCTTTAGAAAATAGTTATAGAGGCTATGCAGCAGAAAAGTTATGGTTAACTTTAAAAGAACTTGCTACACAATCTTATCAAGAGCCGTTAGTTGAATTAGGACTTGCACTAAATTATGAAAAAACAGCAAGAATAACCCATGTTTTTGCTAAAGACTCTCCTATTACAACACCACAACTACGTTATATTTTATTAAGAAAAAATGCTAGCCGTAATCAGTTACAGCAATTACTGACTGATAATGATTTAGAAACACTCGATAAAGCCACAATGATTTATCTGTTGCTTTATAAAGATTTACTCTCTCAAAACTATAATGACTTTTTGGCTGATAGCTCATTATTAATTTCCAAAAATACATTAGATGAAATTCACTTGGGCAATATTAGCAAAACTGGACAAACCAATTTGACTTTATTTTCTGAAGCTATTCCTAGTCATTCAGAATATCCTTGCCCTTCCCCTATTATTCTAGCTAATGTATTACAGTTAAATCCGACTGATCCTAAAGCACTAAACTGTTTGGGCGAATTTAGTGAACACTATCAATTACCCTATCATCGTTATATGCTTTATTCATCTTTAAACAACACAAATAATACTGGTAGTTTAGGTACCAATAATCCTACAGATTTTGGTAAATTTTTATACTCACGGTTGAAAGGTTACCAATTTGTTATGGATGATGAAACCGCAACAGAGGAAGATAGAGCCTATGCTGTCTACAAAGCTATTCGTTGTTTTGCTGGTGGTTATAATCATTGTGACAAACAAGATATACCATTAGCTAAGCGAAAAGAATGGTTTCAATTATTACATTCTAAATATGCGCAAACTCTATGGGCAAAACAACAAAATATTTATTGGTAAAACTAATCATAACTTGCTTATTACTCGTTAGCTTCCCTTGTTTTGCTAAAGTTAAAGCAGAAGATTATGACGCTTTTTGGTTATGGAGTGGTATTCGTTCACAACCTGTATTAAATAACGCTTCTACTATTTATCTTTTAAGAGGACAAATAGTTTCTAATTACAATAATAAAACGCATTTTATTGACCAAGGTAATCCTATTCACTCCCTTGATAATCAACAACTATGGTTAGTCTATCGCTCCCATACATTAAACTGGACAGAAGATATTTTTACTACCCTTAGTAGACAATTAAAACAATGGCAATTGAATAATATTAGAGTAATAGGTATCCAAATTGATTTTGATGTTGCAACTAATCAATTAGCAGAATATATAGATTTTCTAGCCTCTGTTAGACAATGGTTACCTAAAGATTATCAGTTAAGTATTACAGGCTTATTAGATTGGGGAAGTAATGGTGATCCTGTAGCAATCAATCAATTAACTGATATTGTAGATGAAGTTGTATTTCAAACTTACCAAGGCAAACATACTATTAGCAACTATCAGCAGTATTTAAAGCGCTTACAAGCTATAACCATTCCTTTTAAAATAGGGATTATTCAAAATGGTGAATGGCAAGCTCCCCAATATTTAGAGAAAAATCCATATTTTAAGGGTTATGTAGTTTTTCTACAAAACCCTTAATAACCCATTATTTTTTACTTGCTGCCCAAATTGTTGTGTCTTCTAATGCTTTTTCAAAGCTATCTAAGATCATGTTAATTTCATTTTCTTTAACAATTAATGGAGGACAAAAAGCGACAATATCTCGCATTGATCGTGTGATCATACCATGTTGGATCGCTCTATCACTTAAATATTTACCTAAGTTACCCTCCTTTTCAAAAGGTACTTTAGTTTGTTTATCAGCCACTAATTCAACAGCAGCAATTAACCCTTTTCCTCGAATATCACCCACTAATGGATGATCTGCAAATTGCTGTAATCCTTTTCTTAAAATTTCGCCCATAGCTACTGCATTAGCTACTAAGTTTTCTTCTTCAATTATTTTTAAATTTTCTAGTGCAACTGCTGTAGCAACTGGATGGCCACCTGCTGTATAACCATGTCCCAAGCCACCTAAAGCATTAGATTCATCTGCAATTCCTTGATAAACCGTGTCATTGATTAAAATCGCAGAAATTGGTTGGTACGAAGAAGAAAGTTGTTTTGATACAGTGATAATATCAGGCTCAATATTAAAAGTTTGGCTACCAAACATATTTCCTGTTCTACCAAAACCACAAATAACTTCGTCTGCTACTATTAAAATATCGTATTTACGACATACCTTTTGTACCTTTTCCCAATAACCTTGTGGTGGCACAATTACACCGCCCGCACCCATAATTGGTTCACCGATAAATGCAGCTATATTTTCTGGGCCTTCTTTTTGTATCAGCGCTTCTAGTTCAGCCACTAAACGGTCAACAAATTGTTGTTCTGTTTCACCTTGTTTAGCATCTCGATAATAATAAGGACAAAGAGTGTGTAAAAAGCGATCAGACAAAGGTAAATCAAAGCCATTTAAGTTTGCAGGGATTCCTGTCAAGCTACCAGCAGCTAATGTAATTCCATGATAAGCAAATTTTCTACTAATAAATTTCTTTTTATTAGGACGACCTTTAGCATTGTTATAGTACCAAACTAATTTAATGACTGTATCATTAGCTTCTGAACCTGAATTAGTAAAAAATACTTTACTCATAGGTACAGGTGCTAATTCTATTAATTTCTCTGCTAATTCAGCACTGGCAGGATGGGACTTTTGACCAAATAAATGATAAAAGGGTAATTTCTCAAATTGTTTTGTGGCTACTGCCGCCAATCTCTTATTATTAAATCCTACTGCAACACTCCATAATCCCGATAAGGCTTCGATGTATTTATTATTATTTTCATCAAATACAAATACGCCTTCACCACGTTCGATCATTAATGAACCTTTTTGTTCTTGTAGACGTGCATTCGTATAAGGATGTAAATGATTTTTTATATCTTTTTCAACAATTTTAGAGTGATTGGTCATTACAAGTTACCTTAAATTAATAGAATTATTTGATGAGTCTAATTACCATAATATACGACATAACCTGATTAATAGTAGTTCAAAGGTTAGTGGTAATGTGTCAAACTAATTGATACTAGTAGTTAATTCAACCTCTACTTAAAATTATTTTTATTAAATTAATTGGATAGCCTGAATGAATATTTTAAAACTATGGATAACTAACTGTAATTATTTAAAAAAGTTTATTTTATTAATTTGCTCAATATTACTATTAACTGCCTGTCAACAAGATGATACAAAAGCGATGAATACTAAATATATTGAAGTAGCCCCTTACTTAGTCGATTGTACAGGCGTAGCGCCAATGAAATGTATGAAAATTAAAGAACAAGGCCAAGCAGAATGGGAATTTTTCTATGGTTCAATTGATGGTTTTACTTTTGAACCTGGTTACAATTATCAACTGGAAGTAAAGGTTACTAAAAAAGCTGAACCTATTCCTGCTGATACTTCTTCATTACAATGGACTTTAGTAAAAATCATTGATAAACAAAAAGTAGTTAATAATTAATTTATTTTTTTAAATTATCTAATTTTATAGTACGCTGCCTATTAGCATCTAGCTAATTAGGCAGTTACTAAATATCCACTTATATACTGTCTTGCTTAACCCATATTAACTCTTCTGTTGCAAAACCAAGTGCTTTTGCTTTAGCTACTAAACTATCTTTAATATTTTGATCTAAAGTTGGCGTACGCGATAAGATCCATAAATATTTTTTATTAGGTCCGCAAACCAGAGCGTATTGATAATTATCATCTAAAACTATAACGTTATAACCGCCATAAAATGGCCAAAAGAAAGTAACTTTAAGTGAAGCTACATTAGGTGAATCTACAAAATAAGCTCGGCCATCACTCTCTTGCCATCTTTTTTTATTTGGATTATAACCACGGTTAATTACATCGAGACCACCATCACTACGTAATTTGTAGTTAGCAGTGACTTGCTCTAAGCCCTTTTCAAAACTATGATCAAGACGAGCTATTTCATACCAAGTGCCTAAATAACGATTAGCATCAAAATTTTGAATTACGGTTACATCTGAAGGTGGTTTAGTAGAGCATCCTGTCAATACTAATGAAAAAAATGCAGTTAAAAACAATGAGAACAGTTTCATCTCTTTTCCTCTGAAAAATTTAATAGCTGTATATATTTTTTTGTTGTATATCATTAATAATCAAATAGTAAGTTAAGGTCTAGTAGCTATATGTATTATCAAACGAAAAACTGTAGCAATTTAGAAAACAATTATTGTTATTGTAGTTCACTGTACTAGTAAAAATTAATGCCATTAGAATAATATCTATTATAAAATCAATTAGTTATATTTATAATATTGTTATCACTTAATTAAGATTAATAGAAACAGTTATATAAATGATAAAAATCTTTTGTAATTAATAATAAATATACTGCTTTTTAAGAATTTGTTATTTGCCTATGCAGAAGCTAGAAAATATTCTGCCTAATAAATCATCTGAAGTAAACGTGCCTGTAATGGTGCCTAATACTTGCTGAGCTTGTCTTAAATCTTCGGCTAATAGTTCCCCTGCCCTTTGCTCTACTAACTGCTTATAGCCATGTTGGATGGCTTCACGTGCTTCTTGTAATGCTTGTAGATGTCGACGACGTGCACTAAAGCTACTTTCTGCAGTATGCTCATAACCCATACAGGCTTTTAAATGTTCTCTTAGTAAATCTATTCCTTGATTTGCTTTAGCACTTAAATAAATTGTTGTATGCCCATCTTCATTAACTACTAATTCTATCTGGTTATGGCTTAGATCTGCCTTGTTACAGATAACTGTTACTTTATCCATAGCAGGCTTTGGATTTAAAAAACTAGGCCAAACAGTTAATGGATTTGCTACTTCTGGTTTTGTAGAATCTACTACTAGTAATATTCTATCTGCTTCATTAATGGCGACTAAAGCACGTTCTACGCCTATTTTTTCTACAGGATCATTGGTATCTCTTAAACCTGCTGTATCAATTATATGTAAC
Encoded proteins:
- a CDS encoding aspartate aminotransferase family protein; the protein is MTNHSKIVEKDIKNHLHPYTNARLQEQKGSLMIERGEGVFVFDENNNKYIEALSGLWSVAVGFNNKRLAAVATKQFEKLPFYHLFGQKSHPASAELAEKLIELAPVPMSKVFFTNSGSEANDTVIKLVWYYNNAKGRPNKKKFISRKFAYHGITLAAGSLTGIPANLNGFDLPLSDRFLHTLCPYYYRDAKQGETEQQFVDRLVAELEALIQKEGPENIAAFIGEPIMGAGGVIVPPQGYWEKVQKVCRKYDILIVADEVICGFGRTGNMFGSQTFNIEPDIITVSKQLSSSYQPISAILINDTVYQGIADESNALGGLGHGYTAGGHPVATAVALENLKIIEEENLVANAVAMGEILRKGLQQFADHPLVGDIRGKGLIAAVELVADKQTKVPFEKEGNLGKYLSDRAIQHGMITRSMRDIVAFCPPLIVKENEINMILDSFEKALEDTTIWAASKK
- a CDS encoding DUF4377 domain-containing protein, with amino-acid sequence MNILKLWITNCNYLKKFILLICSILLLTACQQDDTKAMNTKYIEVAPYLVDCTGVAPMKCMKIKEQGQAEWEFFYGSIDGFTFEPGYNYQLEVKVTKKAEPIPADTSSLQWTLVKIIDKQKVVNN
- the mscL gene encoding large-conductance mechanosensitive channel protein MscL, producing the protein MSLLQEFKKFAMRGNVIDMAVGIIIGAAFGKIVSSFVGDIIMPPLGILIGGVDFSDLAITLKDASDGAPAVVLAYGKFIQTVVDFTIIAFAIFMGIKTMNKLTHKEEEKPEEPAKPSQEELLAEIRDLLKEQKDKV
- a CDS encoding DUF3142 domain-containing protein, encoding MGKTTKYLLVKLIITCLLLVSFPCFAKVKAEDYDAFWLWSGIRSQPVLNNASTIYLLRGQIVSNYNNKTHFIDQGNPIHSLDNQQLWLVYRSHTLNWTEDIFTTLSRQLKQWQLNNIRVIGIQIDFDVATNQLAEYIDFLASVRQWLPKDYQLSITGLLDWGSNGDPVAINQLTDIVDEVVFQTYQGKHTISNYQQYLKRLQAITIPFKIGIIQNGEWQAPQYLEKNPYFKGYVVFLQNP
- a CDS encoding ABC transporter ATP-binding protein, giving the protein MVAVSHPYVRFHNVQKTYDGEQLVVKNLNLEIEKGEFLTLLGPSGSGKTTCLMLLAGFEMPTKGEIFLENKPLHTLPPHKRDIGMVFQNYALFPHMTVAENLAYPLKVRKVAKAVIEEKVKQALATVKLQNLAARYPAQLSGGQQQRIALARALVFQPQLVLMDEPLGALDKQLREQMQLEIRHLHRELGVTIVFVTHDQSEALTMSDRVAVFNDGIIQQVDTPQKLYEQPCNSFVAHFIGENNELPGTVIAVEGNKCRIRLANNAEIVARMGMPLSIGDATSLSIRPERVILAQAESNCLTGIIEELIYLGDHVRVRLKVANNTEFTAKIPISAMQSHWTEGVTVPVSWYGEDACALNPL
- the blc gene encoding outer membrane lipoprotein Blc; its protein translation is MKLFSLFLTAFFSLVLTGCSTKPPSDVTVIQNFDANRYLGTWYEIARLDHSFEKGLEQVTANYKLRSDGGLDVINRGYNPNKKRWQESDGRAYFVDSPNVASLKVTFFWPFYGGYNVIVLDDNYQYALVCGPNKKYLWILSRTPTLDQNIKDSLVAKAKALGFATEELIWVKQDSI
- a CDS encoding SDR family NAD(P)-dependent oxidoreductase; translation: MAETTPKKTLLLTGASRGIGHATVKHFNAAGWNVITAARNNWNNDCPWSQGLENHINLDLEDISSLDEAIGLIKEKLPEGKLHALVNNAGISPKGENSSRLGVLETDYNTWINVFNVNLFSTALLAKGLFNELKAAKGNIINVTSIAGSRVHPFAGVAYATSKAALAALTREMAHDFGPHGVRVNAIAPGEIETSILSPGTQEIVDHDIPLHRLGKPEEVATLIYFLCTAGASYINGAEIHVNGGQHV
- a CDS encoding MFS transporter gives rise to the protein MQKTISKNKLLTIAGLGWLFDAMDVGLLSFVLAALAKDWQLSATTIAWIGSVNSIGMAVGAFLFGLLADRFGRRFIFIFTLLLFSIASGLTAFTTGLTLFLILRFIIGMGLGGELPVASTLVAESVQPHERGRIVVLLESFWAFGWIIAALIGYFVITDYGWRVAMLLSALPAFYAVYLRLNLPDSPRYTAQTVKPSITRNIKMIWSAEYKKATLMLWILWFCVVFSYYGMFLWLPSVVILKGFDLVKSFEYVLIMTLAQLPGYFTAAWLIEKVGRKFVLVTYLTGTAIAAYFFGIADTAMQLVMAGMFLSFFNLGAWGALYAYTPEQYPTLARATGAGMAAGIGRIGGILGPLMVGYMVSYQFSPSVIFNIFCLVIAIGVMAVLVLGKETKQTELT
- the radA gene encoding DNA repair protein RadA, with the protein product MAKAKRLYGCTECGATFAKWSGQCAECGAWNTLVETVVDNSPMASTNRSWTGQAAQVKTLAEVSTEETPRFTTHSSELDRVLGGGLVDGSVVLIGGDPGIGKSTILLQTLCNIANHYPALYVTGEESQQQVAMRARRLGLPEDKLRVMTETSIEAIISTAKQEHPKVMVIDSIQTIFTEQLQSAPGGVAQVRESAALLTRYAKQNNTAIFLVGHVTKEGALAGPRVLEHMVDTVLYFEGESDGRLRLLRAVKNRFGAVNELGVFAMTDKGLREISNPSAIFLSRTQEAVPGSVVMATWEGSRPMLVEVQALVDTSHLGNPRRVTLGLDQNRLAMLLAVLHRHGGVPTYDQDVFINVVGGVKVLETAADLALLATVISSLRNRPLAHDLLVFGEVGLSGEIRPVPSGQERLKEAAKHGFKRAIVPKANAPKTAPEGLTIIAVTRLEQALEALFE